Part of the Pseudomonas abietaniphila genome is shown below.
ACCGGAACCGATGATCACCACATCGGCGTCGAATTGATCGCTGCTCATACGTTTGAATCCTGAATGACTGCTGGTTTGGCGCCCCACGAAGCCGGGCCGCCTCCGTAGGTGGGGATCGCCAGGATGCCGTGCGTCGGCACGTACATCATGGCCAGGGAGTAACTGATCAGTTCCGCATCGGCCGGATCGCCGACGATGCCCAGGTACCACGCGGAAATGATGCTGGTGGCCGTGGCCTTGAGCGAGGCATCCGGGTTCGGTTGCGCCAGATACGCGTCGACGTGGCTGTAACCCTGCGCAGCCACCAGCTGTTTAAGGGCCAGCACGTTGGTGGAAAAATTCGGCGCGCGCTTGTCGAGCGCGGCGTAATACCGGGCCGCCAGAACCGGGTTGACCGGCCGGCTGACGAGAAACTGCGACAGGGCCACGAAGTCGTCATGTGACGCCTGCGCAGCCATGACCGATTGCCACGGCATGACGCTGCCCAGCATCGCGGCCAGGCCCAGGGTCACGGAGCCGCGCAGCAGGTTGCGTCGCGAAAATCCTGCCGGGGTGACGGCTGGAGCAGTTGTCTGTGTGTTCGTCATTGAAGTATCCATTGCTCAGGCGCCCTTGCGACGACGGGAGATCAAGGCCATGACGGCCAGGCCGATCAGTACGCACACGAGGATGATGGCCGGGATCGTGAACTTCGCCATGACCGCCAGCGGCGCCTTCGGCCCACCTTCCCGGGCGAGCGCAACATCTGCGGCCGTGACGGTCTTGTCGGCATTGCCATAACGCGACAGCACGTAGTTGGCGACATCGGCGATCTGTTGATCGTTCAGGCGATCGGTGAACAGCGCGTCAGGCCCGAAGCCGGGCATGTCGATTGCCACACCATCGACTTCGCGGTGCACGCCATACACGATGGTGGCAATCAGATTGTCGCTGCGGCTCGTCGCGGTGTTGTGAAACAGCGACGGGTACTCTTTGTTGCCCTGACCGTCAGGCTGGTGACAGTTGGCACACGTGCCACTGAAAATGTGCCAGCCCGGATTGTCTTCCGGCTTGCCACCGCGCAGGGTCAGTTCGTCCACCGATGCCTGACCATACTCATGCCGCGCCTTCAGTTCACCGCTGTTGATTGGCGAGGTTTGCAGCAGGTACGCCGCGATGGCTTTCAAGTCTGCGTCGTTCAGATGCTGGAGGCTGTTTTCCACCGCTTCGGCCATCGGGCCAGCCGCCTGCGCCTTGCCCTGGACGTGGCCGGTACGCAGATAAGCGACGATCTCATCGGCCGACCATGCCCCGATGCCGCTGACCTTGTCGGACGTGATGTTGGGCGCGTACCAACTGCCCAAAGCGCTGCCGGCCAGCGGGCGGCCGTTGTCCGCCGCCATCAGGACGTTACGCGGGGTGTGGCAGGTGTCGCAGTGCGCCAGGCCATTGACCAGATAATCGCCGCGATTGACCTCGGCCGACTTTGCCGGGTCCGGCGTGAAACGCTTCTCGCTGTGGTACAGCGCATTCCAGCCGATCATCGACGCGCGAACATTGAACGGGAAATCGAGGGCGGTTTTCGCAGGCGTCGTATCGACCGGCTGCACTTCGTGCATGAAGTAGTCGTACAGCGCAGCAATGTCGCTGTCCGTCATTTTCGAGTACGAGGTATAGGGCATCGCCGGGTACAAGTGAGTGCCATCGGCGGTCACCCCGTCACGCACCGCGCGCGCAAATTGCGCCTCGGTGTAATCACCGATACCGGCGGTCTTTGATGGCGTGATATTGGTGGAATAAATCG
Proteins encoded:
- a CDS encoding c-type cytochrome, translating into MGYAAAGMFTLILATAGSAYGQALDTSASPGKRLTIAADCVACHTAPGGKAFAGGYPLESPMGTIYSTNITPSKTAGIGDYTEAQFARAVRDGVTADGTHLYPAMPYTSYSKMTDSDIAALYDYFMHEVQPVDTTPAKTALDFPFNVRASMIGWNALYHSEKRFTPDPAKSAEVNRGDYLVNGLAHCDTCHTPRNVLMAADNGRPLAGSALGSWYAPNITSDKVSGIGAWSADEIVAYLRTGHVQGKAQAAGPMAEAVENSLQHLNDADLKAIAAYLLQTSPINSGELKARHEYGQASVDELTLRGGKPEDNPGWHIFSGTCANCHQPDGQGNKEYPSLFHNTATSRSDNLIATIVYGVHREVDGVAIDMPGFGPDALFTDRLNDQQIADVANYVLSRYGNADKTVTAADVALAREGGPKAPLAVMAKFTIPAIILVCVLIGLAVMALISRRRKGA
- a CDS encoding sugar dehydrogenase complex small subunit, producing MTNTQTTAPAVTPAGFSRRNLLRGSVTLGLAAMLGSVMPWQSVMAAQASHDDFVALSQFLVSRPVNPVLAARYYAALDKRAPNFSTNVLALKQLVAAQGYSHVDAYLAQPNPDASLKATATSIISAWYLGIVGDPADAELISYSLAMMYVPTHGILAIPTYGGGPASWGAKPAVIQDSNV